The Micromonospora sp. M71_S20 genome has a window encoding:
- a CDS encoding diphosphate--fructose-6-phosphate 1-phosphotransferase, which yields MRLLIGQTGAPTAVVNASLRGFLEGAEGHEVLALRGGPDGLVDGRLTPVTLADVPPAWTHRGGSWLGAGRRAVTGDDLDAAVATLAEHRVDGVALIGGNGTMALLRALTERAEQAGLPLCTAGIPKTVDNDLVGVDHCPGFGSAARYLTRVVPDLARDHAAMRAIEPVRIVETLGRSVGWLALAATWHREDPAHAPHLVLLPEVPFDRADFLRQVADALHTHGRAFVVTSEGAARELTDEPFEAANHTRILLGGVSRQLAALVTAELGVAARGEVLGMVQRSAGALAGEVDRREATEAGRHAARLLAARRSGLMVGLHRVGTDPYAAGYDPVPLAEVAGHTRPVPARWRTTDPADLDDFHDWLTPLIA from the coding sequence ATGCGCCTGCTCATCGGCCAGACCGGCGCGCCGACCGCCGTCGTCAACGCGAGCCTGCGCGGCTTCCTGGAGGGCGCCGAGGGACACGAGGTCCTCGCCCTGCGCGGGGGCCCCGACGGTCTCGTCGACGGCCGGCTCACCCCGGTCACCCTCGCCGACGTCCCGCCCGCCTGGACCCACCGCGGCGGATCCTGGCTCGGCGCCGGCCGCCGGGCGGTCACCGGCGACGACCTCGACGCGGCGGTCGCGACGCTCGCCGAGCACCGCGTCGACGGGGTCGCGCTGATCGGCGGCAACGGCACGATGGCGCTGCTGCGGGCCCTCACCGAACGCGCCGAGCAGGCCGGGTTGCCCCTGTGCACCGCCGGCATCCCCAAGACCGTCGACAACGACCTGGTCGGCGTCGACCACTGCCCCGGATTCGGCTCCGCCGCGCGCTACCTGACCCGGGTCGTGCCCGACCTCGCCCGCGACCACGCGGCCATGCGGGCGATCGAGCCGGTACGCATCGTGGAGACCCTGGGCCGGTCGGTGGGCTGGCTGGCGCTGGCCGCGACGTGGCACCGGGAGGATCCGGCACACGCACCGCACCTCGTCCTGCTGCCGGAGGTGCCGTTCGACCGGGCGGACTTCCTGCGGCAGGTCGCCGACGCCCTGCACACGCACGGCCGCGCGTTCGTGGTGACCAGCGAGGGCGCCGCCCGCGAGCTGACCGACGAGCCCTTCGAGGCGGCCAACCACACCCGGATCCTGCTGGGCGGGGTGTCCCGCCAGCTCGCCGCGCTGGTCACCGCCGAACTCGGGGTGGCCGCCCGCGGCGAGGTCCTCGGCATGGTGCAGCGCTCGGCCGGCGCCCTGGCGGGCGAGGTCGACCGCCGGGAGGCGACCGAGGCCGGACGGCACGCCGCGCGGCTGCTGGCGGCCCGGCGCAGCGGACTCATGGTCGGCCTGCACCGCGTCGGCACGGACCCCTACGCCGCCGGGTACGACCCGGTGCCACTGGCCGAGGTGGCCGGCCACACCCGACCGGTACCCGCGCGGTGGCGCACCACCGACCCCGCCGACCTCGACGACTTCCACGACTGGCTCACCCCTCTCATCGCCTGA
- a CDS encoding carbohydrate ABC transporter permease, translated as MSAGKRLVGVYTAYVLFAVVFFGPVLFMLWSSLRRNVDITGSLFDVASPLTLENFTNLFERFEFGRYIANSFIVAGGSTLLGLVLGAPAAYVIVRRQLNTLGFVTLLARMAPGVLFVLPLFVLSIRIDAPSNTGLNYALLIVAHLIVTLPLCIWLLIPFFEEIPISIEESTLIDGASTWQRFRMVVLPLALPGVSVALTLSFVFSWNYFLFALALANDRTLPLTVIAFNFIGQGSNDFGGLMAASTLISAPALLLTIFAQRWLVRGITGGAVK; from the coding sequence ATGAGCGCGGGCAAGCGGCTGGTCGGCGTCTACACCGCGTACGTCCTGTTCGCCGTGGTCTTCTTCGGCCCGGTGCTGTTCATGCTCTGGTCGTCGCTGCGGCGCAACGTCGACATCACCGGTTCCCTGTTCGACGTGGCCTCGCCGCTGACGCTGGAGAACTTCACCAACCTGTTCGAGCGGTTCGAGTTCGGCCGCTACATCGCCAACAGCTTCATCGTCGCCGGCGGCTCCACCCTGCTCGGCCTGGTGCTGGGCGCCCCGGCCGCGTACGTGATCGTCCGGCGGCAACTGAACACGCTGGGCTTCGTGACGCTCCTCGCCCGGATGGCACCCGGCGTGCTGTTCGTCCTTCCGCTGTTCGTGCTCTCCATCCGCATCGACGCCCCGTCGAACACGGGGCTCAACTACGCCCTGCTCATCGTGGCGCACCTGATCGTCACCCTGCCGCTGTGCATCTGGCTGCTGATCCCGTTCTTCGAGGAGATCCCGATCAGCATCGAGGAGTCCACGCTCATCGACGGCGCCTCCACCTGGCAGCGGTTCCGCATGGTGGTGCTGCCGCTCGCCCTGCCCGGCGTCTCGGTGGCACTCACGCTCAGCTTCGTCTTCTCCTGGAACTACTTCCTGTTCGCCCTGGCCCTCGCCAACGACCGGACGCTGCCGCTGACGGTCATCGCCTTCAACTTCATCGGCCAGGGATCGAACGATTTCGGCGGTCTGATGGCCGCCAGCACGCTCATCTCAGCGCCGGCCCTCCTGCTGACGATCTTCGCGCAGCGGTGGCTGGTGCGTGGAATCACCGGAGGTGCCGTCAAGTGA
- a CDS encoding sulfite exporter TauE/SafE family protein yields the protein MALLGAALAVVAVALGAAMQRVTGLGFALVAAPFLVIILGPFTGVVLANLLSAAINLVVLASTFRALHRRLAVEMIVGVVAAVPLGAWVVASLPGPLLLIGVGSITAISVAWVARGNPLRFLRSRGGPVLSGFTSGFFNTTAGTGGPPLAVYAVSTDWGQRSFVPTVQIVGLVTNVLSLAAKGTPALSWPLLLACGVAMTVGIAAGQVLCRWLPEERARRSVIGLALIGSIIAVGKGVTALW from the coding sequence GTGGCCCTCCTCGGCGCCGCCCTCGCGGTGGTGGCGGTCGCCCTCGGTGCGGCCATGCAGCGGGTCACCGGGCTCGGCTTCGCGCTGGTCGCGGCGCCGTTCCTCGTCATCATCCTCGGTCCGTTCACCGGTGTCGTGCTGGCGAACCTGCTCTCCGCCGCGATCAACCTCGTCGTGCTGGCCTCGACCTTCCGGGCCCTGCACCGCAGGCTGGCCGTGGAGATGATCGTCGGCGTCGTGGCCGCCGTCCCCCTCGGCGCCTGGGTGGTGGCGTCCCTGCCGGGCCCGCTGCTGCTCATCGGCGTCGGCTCGATCACGGCGATCTCCGTCGCCTGGGTCGCCCGGGGCAACCCGCTGCGGTTTCTCCGCAGCCGGGGCGGGCCGGTGTTGTCGGGCTTCACCTCGGGGTTCTTCAACACCACCGCGGGCACCGGCGGGCCACCCCTGGCCGTCTACGCGGTGAGCACCGACTGGGGCCAGCGCAGCTTCGTGCCGACCGTGCAGATCGTCGGCCTGGTCACCAACGTGCTGTCGCTGGCGGCCAAGGGCACGCCGGCGCTGTCCTGGCCCCTGCTGCTGGCCTGCGGCGTGGCGATGACGGTCGGCATCGCCGCAGGCCAGGTCCTGTGCCGCTGGCTGCCGGAGGAGCGGGCCCGGCGGTCGGTCATCGGCCTGGCGCTGATCGGCAGCATCATCGCCGTCGGAAAGGGAGTGACCGCTCTGTGGTAG
- a CDS encoding aldehyde dehydrogenase family protein codes for MTDSPIVDEVLATRSAVRIGGRAVPGTATGAPALPVVDPSTGTAFAEVATGGPADAAGALTAATDALPTWAATPVTRRAAALRAIADDIEALATRPDWAALITRETGKRLTESTAELGLTVTYFRVMAELAERQDEQRLTVVPQHEHRVGVRPVGIAAVLTPWNFPVSIPARKIAPALAAGCPVLFKPSELAPLSSMVLAAVCERHLPDGVLGTVLGTPADVVSPWLAAPAVRAVSFTGSTRVGRLVAAEAAPRFLRTVMELGGCAPFVVLPDADPQAAAQTLMVAKYRNNGQSCIAANQILVAREVAGEFVEAFVAATRALRVGDPRDPGTDIGPLAPAGDPARMAELVDEAVARGARAVAPHGAAPVAGHYATPTVLLDAPVDSRAMTGEIFGPVAPVHVYDDLDAALAVHHATGYGLAGYVCGTDLDAARAVADRLRAGIVGINTGTPNTPWVPFGGLGDSGVGYEGGRPGLEAFQTYLSVASRPVRA; via the coding sequence GTGACCGATTCCCCGATCGTCGACGAGGTCCTGGCAACCCGGAGCGCGGTGCGCATCGGCGGCCGGGCGGTCCCGGGCACCGCCACGGGGGCGCCCGCCCTGCCCGTCGTCGACCCGTCCACCGGGACGGCCTTCGCCGAGGTCGCCACGGGTGGCCCGGCCGACGCCGCCGGCGCCCTCACCGCCGCCACCGACGCGCTGCCGACCTGGGCGGCCACCCCGGTGACCAGGCGCGCCGCCGCCCTGCGGGCCATCGCCGACGACATCGAGGCCCTGGCGACCCGACCGGACTGGGCCGCGCTGATCACCCGGGAGACCGGCAAACGCCTCACTGAGTCCACCGCCGAGCTCGGGCTGACCGTGACGTACTTCCGGGTCATGGCCGAGCTCGCCGAACGGCAGGACGAGCAGCGGCTGACGGTGGTGCCGCAGCACGAGCACCGGGTCGGCGTCCGGCCGGTCGGGATCGCGGCCGTACTCACCCCGTGGAACTTCCCGGTCTCGATCCCCGCCCGGAAGATCGCACCGGCGCTCGCCGCCGGCTGCCCGGTGCTGTTCAAGCCCTCGGAACTGGCTCCGCTGTCGTCGATGGTGCTCGCCGCGGTGTGCGAGCGGCACCTGCCCGACGGGGTGCTCGGCACCGTGCTCGGCACCCCGGCCGACGTGGTCTCCCCGTGGCTCGCGGCACCGGCGGTGCGGGCGGTCTCCTTCACCGGGTCGACGCGGGTCGGTCGCCTGGTGGCCGCCGAGGCGGCGCCGCGGTTCCTGCGTACCGTGATGGAGTTGGGCGGCTGCGCGCCGTTCGTCGTCCTCCCGGACGCCGACCCGCAGGCCGCGGCGCAGACGCTGATGGTCGCGAAGTACCGCAACAACGGCCAGTCCTGCATCGCGGCGAACCAGATCCTGGTCGCCCGGGAGGTGGCCGGCGAGTTCGTCGAGGCGTTCGTCGCGGCCACCCGCGCCCTGCGCGTCGGCGATCCCCGCGATCCCGGCACCGACATCGGCCCGCTCGCCCCGGCCGGCGACCCGGCACGCATGGCCGAGCTGGTCGACGAGGCCGTCGCCCGGGGCGCCCGTGCCGTCGCGCCGCACGGCGCGGCACCGGTCGCCGGGCACTACGCCACCCCGACTGTGCTGCTCGACGCGCCCGTGGACAGCCGCGCCATGACCGGAGAGATCTTCGGACCGGTCGCGCCGGTGCACGTCTACGACGACCTCGACGCGGCGTTGGCGGTGCACCACGCCACGGGCTACGGGCTCGCCGGCTACGTGTGCGGCACCGACCTGGACGCCGCGCGGGCGGTCGCCGACCGGCTGCGCGCCGGCATCGTCGGGATCAACACGGGCACGCCGAACACGCCGTGGGTGCCGTTCGGCGGACTCGGTGACTCGGGCGTCGGCTACGAGGGCGGCCGGCCGGGCCTGGAGGCGTTCCAGACCTACCTCAGCGTCGCCTCACGCCCGGTGAGGGCCTGA
- a CDS encoding ABC transporter substrate-binding protein, whose product MRHRYLSAALALALVGGLTAGCGSDSAGSANEINLIMSNHPWQRAIEPLIDDFEKESGVTVKVQTFAEQQMRDKVQLNLQSRSSSMDVFMTLPSREGPQFAKSNYYEPLDEHVSKAGADYDVDDFPTAVRAGMTVDDKLIAAPINVEGVVLYYRTDLFDKYGVTPPKTLDELTTTAETIKQKSGGSVTPIALRGQSAALPFTFGPFLHSQGVSWTKPDGTPNFDDPKAVEAIDRYATLAREYGPPGVVNNTFTQSSALFAAGDAAMELESSNEVSSIIDPKTSRIADKIGVLDFPAGAAGSKTTVLSWGLSVSSFSKNKDAAWKFVQWATSAKTQLELTKSGIAPPRTSVSQDPAYTATLNTETLKQWNAALTKAQTDGATEVGPVGVAAPEMRKVIGDAVGTVILGRASAEEAAKQIQDGLTPLLAKNSE is encoded by the coding sequence ATGCGGCACAGGTACCTGAGCGCGGCGCTCGCCCTGGCCCTGGTCGGCGGGCTCACCGCCGGCTGCGGCTCGGACTCCGCCGGCTCCGCCAACGAGATCAACCTGATCATGTCGAACCACCCCTGGCAGCGGGCGATCGAGCCGTTGATCGACGACTTCGAGAAGGAGTCGGGCGTCACGGTGAAGGTCCAGACGTTCGCCGAGCAGCAGATGCGCGACAAGGTGCAGCTCAACCTCCAGTCGCGCAGCTCCTCGATGGACGTGTTCATGACGCTGCCCTCCCGCGAGGGCCCCCAGTTCGCCAAGTCCAACTACTACGAGCCGCTGGACGAGCACGTCAGCAAGGCCGGGGCGGACTACGACGTCGACGACTTCCCGACCGCCGTACGTGCCGGCATGACCGTGGACGACAAGCTGATCGCGGCGCCGATCAACGTCGAGGGCGTGGTGCTGTACTACCGCACCGACCTGTTCGACAAGTACGGCGTCACGCCGCCGAAGACCCTCGACGAGCTGACCACCACCGCGGAGACGATCAAGCAGAAGTCCGGCGGCAGCGTCACCCCGATCGCGTTGCGCGGACAGTCCGCGGCGCTGCCGTTCACCTTCGGCCCGTTCCTGCACTCGCAGGGCGTGAGCTGGACCAAGCCCGACGGCACGCCCAACTTCGACGACCCCAAGGCCGTCGAGGCGATCGACCGCTACGCCACCCTGGCCCGCGAGTACGGCCCGCCCGGCGTCGTCAACAACACCTTCACCCAGTCCTCGGCCCTGTTCGCCGCCGGCGACGCCGCCATGGAGCTGGAGTCGAGCAACGAGGTCAGCAGCATCATCGACCCCAAGACCTCCAGGATCGCGGACAAGATCGGCGTCCTCGACTTCCCGGCCGGGGCCGCCGGCTCCAAGACCACCGTGCTGTCCTGGGGCCTGTCGGTCTCCTCGTTCTCCAAGAACAAGGACGCGGCGTGGAAGTTCGTGCAGTGGGCCACCAGCGCGAAGACCCAACTGGAACTCACCAAGTCCGGCATCGCCCCGCCGCGCACCTCGGTCAGCCAGGACCCCGCCTACACCGCCACCCTCAACACCGAGACGCTCAAGCAGTGGAACGCGGCGCTGACGAAGGCGCAGACCGACGGTGCCACCGAGGTCGGGCCCGTGGGTGTCGCGGCCCCCGAGATGCGCAAGGTCATCGGCGACGCGGTCGGCACCGTGATCCTCGGCCGGGCGAGTGCCGAGGAAGCGGCCAAGCAGATCCAGGACGGCCTCACCCCGCTGCTGGCGAAGAACAGCGAGTAG
- a CDS encoding DeoR/GlpR family DNA-binding transcription regulator has product MSVQTSRYESAPRRRTQIMAALRRAGFLSVAELSAQLGVSQMTVRRDLRQLAESHEVTLVHGGVSLPPGGVAGPGFASRAQTHTQAKLAIGAAAAGLVQPGDTIGIDSGTTAAEVAHALPAEFEGCVVTHSVPVLGHMLSRPRARVIGIGGELLHDNQALVGFAALDLTRRLRIRMLFLGAGAVDERGVYVRSEIELSAKHALMEIADEIVLVVDASKLTATAPVQVCGLDRIDSMVVDAPLPEAVAATARRNGIRVITA; this is encoded by the coding sequence GTGAGCGTGCAGACGTCCCGTTACGAGAGCGCCCCCCGGCGCCGCACGCAGATCATGGCGGCGCTGCGGCGGGCGGGCTTCCTCTCCGTGGCGGAACTCAGCGCCCAGCTCGGCGTCTCGCAGATGACCGTCCGCCGCGACCTGCGCCAGCTCGCCGAGTCGCACGAGGTGACCCTGGTGCACGGCGGGGTGAGCCTGCCGCCCGGCGGGGTGGCCGGTCCCGGTTTCGCCTCCCGGGCCCAGACCCACACGCAGGCCAAACTGGCGATCGGGGCGGCCGCCGCCGGCCTGGTGCAGCCCGGCGACACCATCGGCATCGACAGCGGGACCACCGCCGCCGAGGTGGCGCACGCCCTGCCCGCCGAGTTCGAGGGATGCGTGGTCACCCACTCGGTGCCGGTGCTGGGGCACATGCTGTCGCGTCCGCGCGCCCGCGTCATCGGGATCGGCGGCGAACTGCTGCACGACAACCAGGCGCTGGTCGGCTTCGCGGCCCTCGACCTGACCCGCCGCCTGCGGATCCGGATGCTGTTCCTCGGCGCCGGCGCCGTCGACGAGCGCGGCGTCTACGTGCGCTCGGAGATCGAGCTCAGCGCCAAGCACGCCCTGATGGAGATCGCCGACGAGATCGTCCTGGTGGTCGACGCGAGCAAGTTGACCGCCACCGCCCCGGTGCAGGTCTGCGGGCTCGACCGGATCGACAGCATGGTCGTCGACGCGCCACTGCCCGAGGCGGTCGCGGCGACGGCGCGGCGCAACGGCATCCGCGTCATCACCGCCTGA
- a CDS encoding carbohydrate ABC transporter permease, which yields MSTDTTTKRPTGPRSASTAGRGAGRRPRRTVHPTARGIWPFVVPAAVVTALLVLLPIAYTVWLSVTDRQSDGTNTGFLGFDNYAQMFANPAFYNSLKVTLFLFVVCLAVETVLGLALGYVMSLDVPGRRVFQGMMLIPAITASVAVGLLWLLIMDPSLGAANELLAVIGIDPVVWLGDPSIAPWSIALVDIWQWTPFMALIISAGIRSLPEEPFEAAAIDGASGWRTAWNIGLPLLRPVLIVAMLLRTVDLVRFFDTIYIMTQGGPVDSTNTLNVYGYNEAFINQAPSYAATLQIALLVLVVLIATVFTLVRRRAAK from the coding sequence ATGAGCACCGACACGACGACGAAACGCCCGACCGGCCCCCGCTCCGCCAGCACGGCGGGGCGGGGGGCGGGGCGCCGGCCGAGAAGGACGGTGCATCCGACCGCCCGGGGGATCTGGCCCTTCGTGGTGCCGGCCGCCGTGGTCACCGCCCTGCTGGTCCTGCTGCCGATCGCGTACACCGTCTGGCTGTCGGTGACCGACCGGCAGTCCGACGGCACGAACACGGGCTTCCTCGGGTTCGACAACTACGCCCAGATGTTCGCCAACCCGGCGTTCTACAACTCCCTGAAGGTCACGCTCTTCCTCTTCGTGGTGTGCCTCGCCGTGGAGACCGTGCTGGGACTCGCGCTCGGCTACGTGATGAGCCTCGACGTGCCGGGTCGGCGCGTCTTCCAGGGCATGATGCTCATCCCGGCGATCACCGCGTCGGTGGCGGTCGGCCTGCTCTGGCTGCTGATCATGGATCCGTCGCTGGGGGCGGCCAACGAGCTGCTGGCCGTCATCGGGATCGACCCCGTGGTCTGGCTCGGTGACCCGTCCATCGCGCCCTGGTCCATCGCGCTCGTGGACATCTGGCAGTGGACGCCGTTCATGGCGCTGATCATCTCCGCCGGCATCCGGTCGTTGCCGGAGGAGCCGTTCGAGGCGGCGGCCATCGACGGGGCGAGCGGCTGGCGTACCGCGTGGAACATCGGTCTGCCCCTGCTGCGGCCGGTGCTCATCGTCGCGATGCTGCTGCGCACCGTCGACCTGGTCCGCTTCTTCGACACCATCTACATCATGACCCAGGGCGGGCCGGTCGACTCGACGAACACCCTCAACGTGTACGGCTACAACGAGGCGTTCATCAACCAGGCACCCAGCTACGCCGCCACCCTGCAGATCGCCCTGCTGGTGCTCGTCGTCCTGATCGCCACCGTCTTCACCCTGGTCCGAAGGAGGGCCGCGAAATGA
- a CDS encoding YidH family protein, which yields MVADIGDDASSRTDRRRRWPGRVFDTGVDPDPRFSLANERTFLAWIRTSLALFAAGIALEALALPIAPGLRRAAAVVLIALGAAAPVQAWIGWLRTEAALRLGRSLPPPALAMPLGLGLVAAAGLILIGLVR from the coding sequence GTGGTAGCCGACATCGGCGACGACGCCTCCTCGCGGACGGACCGGCGACGCCGGTGGCCCGGTCGGGTCTTCGACACCGGCGTCGACCCCGACCCCCGGTTCAGCCTCGCCAACGAGCGGACGTTCCTGGCCTGGATCCGTACGTCGCTGGCGCTCTTCGCGGCCGGGATCGCCCTGGAGGCGCTGGCCCTGCCCATCGCGCCCGGGCTGCGCCGGGCTGCGGCCGTCGTCCTGATCGCGCTCGGCGCCGCGGCACCGGTGCAGGCGTGGATCGGTTGGCTGCGCACGGAGGCGGCGCTGCGCCTCGGCCGGAGCCTGCCGCCACCCGCGCTGGCGATGCCGCTCGGCCTGGGCCTGGTCGCGGCGGCCGGACTGATCCTGATCGGCCTCGTCCGGTGA
- a CDS encoding mandelate racemase/muconate lactonizing enzyme family protein produces MGLSGDLQHAPDAVHQTGSPADQAGPPVDTVRLPDVPVADVRCRVFRARPAERIAMSFAPLTHRVMVLVEVELADGSVGVGESWANYPSWAWRERVATIREGVAPLLLGARPADPADAQRALMAKLGPLGRQWGAPGPIHQAVSAVDIALWDLAARHAGRSLASLLSTHPRTELPVYGSSLGPDGVAETAAHCGALGLTAVKVKVGFGRDRDLDNVRTARRVLGDKAQIFADANQAWSLPEALRMLPALADLGVAWVEEPLAGDRPEELDELGARTGMPLATGENLYGAAAFTPYLRGSGVTILQPDLTKVGGISEYLTVLAAAEAAGKTVNPHLYNGAIATAATVQVAASSQATSLVEWDVRSNPLRRAADEFLTAHGTVTVPHRPGLGIDLDPDQLEPYEEQQS; encoded by the coding sequence ATGGGACTCAGCGGAGATCTGCAGCACGCCCCGGACGCGGTCCACCAGACCGGCTCCCCGGCCGACCAGGCCGGCCCTCCGGTGGACACCGTGCGGCTGCCCGACGTCCCCGTCGCCGACGTGCGCTGCCGGGTGTTCCGCGCCCGGCCCGCCGAACGAATCGCGATGTCCTTCGCCCCCCTGACCCACCGGGTGATGGTGCTGGTCGAGGTCGAGCTGGCCGACGGTTCGGTCGGCGTCGGCGAGAGCTGGGCCAACTACCCGTCCTGGGCCTGGCGCGAGCGCGTCGCCACGATCCGGGAGGGCGTGGCGCCGCTGCTGCTCGGCGCGCGGCCGGCCGACCCCGCCGACGCGCAGCGGGCGCTGATGGCGAAGCTGGGTCCGCTGGGCCGCCAGTGGGGCGCCCCCGGCCCGATCCACCAGGCCGTGAGCGCCGTCGACATCGCGCTGTGGGACCTGGCCGCCCGGCACGCCGGACGGAGCCTGGCGTCGCTGCTCAGCACGCACCCCCGCACCGAGCTGCCCGTCTACGGCTCCAGCCTCGGTCCCGACGGGGTCGCGGAAACCGCGGCGCACTGCGGGGCACTCGGGCTGACCGCCGTGAAGGTCAAGGTCGGCTTCGGCCGGGACCGGGACCTGGACAACGTCCGCACCGCGCGGCGCGTCCTCGGCGATAAGGCACAGATCTTCGCCGACGCCAACCAGGCGTGGTCGCTGCCCGAGGCGCTGCGGATGCTGCCGGCGCTGGCCGACCTGGGTGTCGCCTGGGTCGAGGAGCCGCTCGCCGGCGACCGCCCGGAGGAACTGGACGAACTCGGCGCCCGCACCGGCATGCCCCTGGCCACCGGCGAGAACCTCTACGGCGCCGCGGCCTTCACCCCGTACCTGCGGGGCAGCGGCGTCACCATCCTGCAACCGGACCTCACCAAGGTCGGCGGGATCAGCGAATACCTGACGGTGCTCGCCGCCGCCGAGGCCGCCGGCAAGACCGTCAACCCGCATCTGTACAACGGCGCGATCGCCACCGCCGCGACCGTGCAGGTGGCCGCCAGCAGCCAGGCGACGTCCCTCGTCGAGTGGGACGTCCGTTCCAACCCGCTGCGCCGGGCCGCCGACGAGTTCCTGACCGCACACGGCACGGTCACCGTGCCCCACCGCCCCGGTCTCGGTATCGACCTCGATCCGGACCAGCTCGAGCCGTACGAGGAGCAGCAGTCGTGA
- a CDS encoding aldolase: MTVATVSPTVLARPSGGYAMLAVDQREALRAMFAAHQSQPVTDEQITDFKVAAARALSPHASAILVDKQFGWDAVIAQEAVAAECALIAAADRFTASATEFVADVAIDDGVDPAAVRAQGAKALKLLVLWRPDEDPAPRIALVTDFVRRCRDNGLVSIIEPVSRAPRQGGAFDHDAGILAAARELGSLGADLYKAEVPTAGQGTPAEIVAGCSQLSESIAGPWVVLSSGVPAELFPDAVRLACQAGASGFLAGRAIWASVVGSPTMADDLRTISVDRLRRLCDVVDDAVSR, translated from the coding sequence ATGACCGTTGCCACCGTGTCGCCCACCGTCCTGGCCCGCCCCTCCGGCGGCTACGCCATGCTCGCCGTCGACCAGCGGGAGGCCCTGCGGGCGATGTTCGCCGCACACCAGAGCCAGCCGGTGACCGACGAGCAGATCACCGACTTCAAGGTCGCCGCGGCCCGCGCGCTGAGCCCGCACGCCTCGGCGATCCTCGTCGACAAGCAGTTCGGCTGGGACGCCGTCATCGCCCAGGAGGCCGTCGCCGCCGAGTGCGCCCTGATCGCCGCCGCCGACCGCTTCACCGCAAGCGCCACCGAGTTCGTCGCCGACGTCGCCATCGACGACGGCGTCGACCCCGCCGCCGTACGCGCCCAGGGCGCCAAGGCGCTCAAGCTGCTCGTGCTCTGGCGCCCCGACGAGGACCCGGCCCCCCGGATCGCCCTGGTGACGGACTTCGTGCGGCGGTGCCGCGACAACGGACTCGTCAGCATCATCGAGCCGGTGTCCCGCGCCCCTCGCCAGGGCGGCGCCTTCGACCACGACGCCGGCATCCTCGCCGCCGCCAGGGAACTCGGCTCGCTCGGCGCCGACCTCTACAAGGCCGAGGTCCCCACCGCCGGACAGGGCACCCCGGCGGAGATCGTCGCCGGCTGCTCCCAGCTGAGCGAGTCCATCGCCGGGCCCTGGGTGGTGCTGTCGTCGGGCGTACCCGCCGAACTCTTCCCCGACGCCGTCCGCCTCGCCTGCCAGGCCGGCGCGTCGGGCTTCCTGGCGGGCCGGGCGATCTGGGCGTCGGTCGTCGGTAGCCCGACGATGGCCGACGACCTGCGGACCATCTCCGTGGACCGGCTGCGCCGCCTCTGCGACGTGGTTGACGACGCCGTGTCCCGCTGA
- a CDS encoding DUF202 domain-containing protein, producing the protein MTPPPLDGDPGLQLERTMLAWRRTAAAFLVAGAVGARLLTPLLGGWAYPAVAAPALCAGALALARCVPSRRTTGRRPATTARGKPMPPGPTVVTPGAGWMAGVAALTCLLGLAAAATVLTATTPPSTP; encoded by the coding sequence GTGACACCGCCGCCCCTGGACGGCGACCCCGGCCTGCAACTCGAGCGGACCATGCTGGCCTGGCGGCGCACCGCGGCGGCGTTCCTGGTGGCCGGTGCCGTCGGCGCGCGCCTGCTCACCCCGCTGCTCGGCGGCTGGGCCTACCCGGCCGTGGCCGCACCGGCGCTCTGCGCGGGCGCGCTCGCCCTCGCGAGGTGCGTCCCATCGCGCCGCACCACTGGGCGGCGGCCGGCCACGACGGCGCGCGGGAAGCCGATGCCACCGGGGCCGACGGTCGTCACCCCGGGGGCGGGCTGGATGGCCGGCGTCGCGGCCCTGACCTGCCTCCTCGGCCTCGCCGCGGCGGCGACCGTGCTGACCGCCACGACGCCGCCGTCGACCCCGTGA